One genomic region from Epinephelus moara isolate mb chromosome 8, YSFRI_EMoa_1.0, whole genome shotgun sequence encodes:
- the npffr1l2 gene encoding neuropeptide FF receptor 1 like 2, giving the protein MEILDNMGEEGMELEGSAATAAIVNTSLDGVTNITNITFSPYYRHSLYVAATYILAYFFIFLLCMVGNILVCLIVLENRHMRTVTNLFILNLAISDLLVGIFCIPTTLVDNLITGWPFSNIVCKMSGFVQGMSVSASVFTLVAIAVERFRCIVYPLQPKTTILVANAAIVLIWVLAVVMMCPAAVALTVEEVPYHYILYNDDFNHTLPLYTCYENFANPQMRKVYTTVLFAHIYVVPLVVITLMYGSIGGKLCFSVVANREPQLANATVQAGGRRGGQPTISQKKIRVIKMLIMVALLFMLSWLPLWTLMMMTDYAGLDRDQLDLLANYIFPFAHWLAFSNSSVNPIIYGYYNEKFKRGFQAVCKSRPFCCLVQCQLWKRMVSWGRKDRTVQALCEGADFRGATNNHSHLVLGLRNRVHNDNKVTETAEVNRSVKVGCVVVHSEGRLSDRGLEMTAVHKKGSNGEESQRLSSLAASVYQAWDN; this is encoded by the exons ATGGAGATACTGGACAACATGGGTGAGGAAGGGATGGAGCTGGAGGGATCAGCCGCCACAGCAGCCATTGTAAACACCAGCCTAGATGGTGTCACAAATATCACCAACATTACCTTCTCCCCCTACTATCGGCACTCTCTTTATGTGGCTGCCACCTACATCCTGGCCTACTTCTTCATTTTCCTGCTGTGTATGGTGGGGAACATCCTGGTGTGTCTGATCGTACTGGAAAACCGTCATATGCGCACAGTAACCAACCTCTTCATCCTCAACCTGGCTATCAGTGACCTGCTGGTGGGAATCTTCTGCATCCCAACAACACTGGTGGACAACCTCATCACAG GTTGGCCCTTTTCCAACATTGTGTGCAAAATGAGCGGCTTCGTGCAGGGCATGTCTGTCTCTGCATCAGTCTTCACCCTGGTGGCCATAGCTGTTGAAAG GTTTCGCTGTATAGTGTACCCTCTACAACCCAAGACGACTATACTTGTTGCCAATGCAGCCATCGTGTTAATCTGGGTGCTGGCTGTGGTGATGATGTGTCCTGCTGCTGTGGCCCTGACTGTAGAGGAAGTCCCTTACCACTACATATTGTACAATGATGACTTCAACCACACACTCCCCTTGTACACCTGCTACGAAAACTTTGCCAACCCTCAGATGAGAAAGGTCTACACGACGGTTCTGTTTGCTCATATCTACGTGGTACCGCTTGTCGTCATCACGCTGATGTACGGAAGCATTGGAggcaaactgtgtttttctgtggttGCTAACAGAGAGCCACAGCTGGCCAACGCCACAGTTCAAGCTGGGGGTAGAAGGGGCGGTCAGCCAACGATTTCCCAGAAAAAGATCAGAGTGATAAAGATGCTCATCATGGTGGCTTTGCTTTTCATGCTGTCCTGGTTGCCACTATGGACGCTCATGATGATGACTGACTATGCAGGCTTGGACAGGGACCAGTTGGACCTTCTGGCCAACTACATCTTCCCCTTTGCTCACTGGCTGGCTTTCTCCAACTCCAGCGTCAACCCCATCATCTACGGCTACTACAATGAGAAATTTAAGAGGGGCTTCCAGGCGGTGTGCAAGTCCAGGCCCTTTTGTTGCCTCGTCCAGTGCCAGCTGTGGAAGAGGATGGTCTCGTGGGGCAGGAAAGACAGGACTGTTCAAGCACTATGTGAAGGTGCTGACTTCAGAGGTGCCACTAACAATCACAGCCATCTTGTCTTGGGGCTGAGAAATCGAGTCCATAACGACAACAAGGTGACTGAAACAGCAGAGGTGAATAGGAGTGTGAAGGTGGGGTGTGTGGTGGTTCACTCAGAGGGAAGACTTTCAGATCGAGGGTTAGAAATGACAGCTGTGCATAAGAAAGGCAGTAATGGTGAGGAGTCACAGAGGCTTAGTTCACTTGCAGCCTCAGTGTATCAGGCATGGGATAACTGA